The Juglans regia cultivar Chandler chromosome 2, Walnut 2.0, whole genome shotgun sequence genome includes a window with the following:
- the LOC109012334 gene encoding probable beta-1,3-galactosyltransferase 14: protein MPSSPKFLHAQHRQSPSPRRSTVLILASCLLIGISGFVFGFAAILSSSRVSYKCSNAEPRSVRVVWERVGGDGNGNGFGGASSGGDPKRHRVMGFVGIQTGFGSVGRRRSLRQTWMPSDHQGLQRLEEATGLAFRFVIGRTNDKSKMLELKKEVAEYDDFLQLDIEEEYSKLPYKTLAFFKAAYALFDSEFYVKADDDIYLRPDRLSLLLAKERTHSQTYIGCMKKGPVFTDPKLKWYEPLSHLLGKEYFLHAYGPIYALSADVVASLVALRNNSFRMFSNEDVTIGAWMLAMNVNHENNQALCEPECTEKSIAVWDIPKCSGLCNPEKKLLELHQKESCSNSPTMASDE from the exons ATGCCTTCTTCGCCTAAATTCCTCCACGCTCAGCATCGCCAATCGCCTTCGCCGCGCAGATCTACGGTCCTTATCCTCGCCTCCTGCCTACTGATCGGAATCTCCGGGTTCGTATTTGGTTTCGCCGCAATCCTCAGCTCGAGTCGCGTTTCGTACAAATGCTCAAACGCCGAGCCGAGATCGGTCCGAGTGGTTTGGGAGCGAGTCGGAGGCGATGGGAATGGGAACGGCTTTGGAGGGGCCTCAAGTGGTGGGGATCCGAAGAGACATCGGGTTATGGGGTTCGTGGGCATTCAGACAGGGTTCGGATCCGTGGGCCGGAGGCGGTCCTTGCGTCAGACTTGGATGCCGTCCGATCACCAAGGGCTTCAACG CTTGGAAGAAGCAACCGGTTTGGCTTTCAGGTTTGTCATTGGTAGAACCAATGATAAATCGAAAATGTTAGAACTCAAGAAGGAGGTAGCAGAATATGATGATTTCTTGCAATTGGATATTGAAGAGGAGTATAGTAAGCTCCCATACAAAAC GTTAGCTTTCTTTAAAGCTGCATATGCACTTTTTGATTCTGAATTTTATGTTAAAGCGGATGATGACATATATTTGAGGCCAG ATCGCCTCTCACTGCTCTTGGCAAAAGAGCGCACTCATTCTCAGACTTACATCGGGTGCATGAAAAAGGGACCTGTTTTCACTGACCCTAAACTAAAATG GTACGAGCCACTATCCCATTTGCTTGGAAAGGAGTACTTTCTTCATGCTTATGGCCCAATATATGCTCTTTCCGCTGATGTTGTTGCAAGTTTGGTTGCTCTTAGAAACAATAG TTTTAGGATGTTCAGCAATGAGGATGTTACAATTGGTGCATGGATGCTTGCAATGAATGTCAATCATGAGAACAATCAAGCACTGTGTGAACCAGAGTGTACAGAAAAGTCTATTGCTGTATGGGATATTCCCAAGTGTTCAG GGCTCTGTAATCCAGAAAAGAAACTACTAGAACTTCATCAAAAGGAGAGCTGCTCAAATAGCCCAACCATGGCATCCGATGAGTAG
- the LOC109012328 gene encoding TPR repeat-containing thioredoxin TTL1-like gives MSRSGKPISELGLDTLNERFRDSLSCEANKPDFRELDLGSPVSPLRTRHSGPSSSGLTATTTTTSSSSSSSGSVSGRNGYNPVGKISNSGPNNHSGELSCSSESSPIAGDSFRSSVSARHFKTGHSRSDSGASLPIIFSGQGHTHTQSSVNSPPPNVLPTGNICPSGKILKTSVTPNRSSRNDVLGTGSGNYGHGSIMRGGVAPKESANANVTNLRSSGGGDYARRSMVAVDPEEVKRAGNEQYKRGHFGEALSLYDRAIALSPGNAAYRSNRAAALTALGKLGEALRECEVALRLDPNYGRAHQRLASLFLRLGQVENARRHLCIPGVQPDPDELQKLQAVEKHLIKCTDSRRINDWKSALREVDATIAAGADFSPQLFMCRAEALLKLHQIDGAESSIVNAPKLESCTTSCSLSRFFGMLSEAYLYFVQAQIEMALGRFENAVTAAEKAVQIDPRNVEVAVLLTNVKLVARARARGNDLFKSERFTEACLAYEEGLKLEPSNSVLYCNRAACFFKLGLWERSVEDCNRALSMQPNYTKALLRRAASNSKLEMWADAVKDYEILRRELPDDKEVAESLFHAQVALKKSRGEEVHNMKFGGEVEEVSSLEQLRAAISFPGVSVVHFKAASDLQSRQISPFVDTLCSRYPSINFLKVDVKESPTIANTENVRIVPTFKIYKSGKRVKEIVCPTRDVLEHSVRHYSF, from the exons ATGTCGCGTTCCGGGAAGCCCATCTCGGAGCTAGGGCTGGACACGCTCAACGAGCGGTTCCGGGACTCGCTCAGTTGCGAGGCGAACAAGCCCGATTTCCGAGAGCTCGATCTGGGCTCCCCCGTTTCGCCTCTCCGGACACGGCACTCCGGACCCTCAAGCAGTGgactcaccgccaccaccacaaCCACGAGCAGTAGCTCCAGCTCTTCCGGATCGGTATCCGGTCGAAATGGGTACAATCCCGTCGGAAAAATCTCTAATTCTGGTCCAAACAACCATTCCGGTGAGCTCTCATGCTCCAGCGAGAGCAGTCCCATAGCTGGTGACAGCTTCCGATCCAGCGTAAGCGCCCGGCATTTCAAAACGGGTCATTCTAGATCCGATTCTGGTGCGAGCCTCCCGATAATATTCTCGGGTCAGGGCCATACACATACACAAAGCTCCGTGAATTCACCGCCACCGAATGTCCTTCCCACCGGCAACATCTGCCCGTCTGGGAAAATCCTTAAGACAAGCGTGACTCCGAATCGGAGCTCTAGAAACGACGTTTTAGGTACCGGTTCGGGCAATTACGGCCATGGGAGCATAATGCGGGGCGGTGTAGCCCCCAAGGAGTCCGCAAATGCAAACGTCACTAATCTGCGGTCTAGCGGTGGCGGAGACTACGCGCGGAGATCGATGGTAGCTGTGGATCCAGAGGAGGTGAAGAGGGCTGGGAATGAACAGTACAAGAGGGGACATTTTGGAGAGGCATTGAGCTTGTACGATCGGGCAATTGCGCTTTCTCCAGGCAATGCGGCATATCGGAGTAACCGGGCAGCGGCGTTGACGGCTTTAGGGAAGCTTGGGGAGGCGTTGAGGGAATGCGAAGTGGCGTTGAGGTTGGATCCTAATTATGGGAGGGCTCACCAGCGGCTGGCATCTCTTTTTCTAAG GTTAGGGCAGGTTGAGAATGCCAGGAGGCACCTCTGTATTCCAGGAGTGCAGCCAGATCCAGATGAGCTGCAGAAGTTGCAGGCTGTAGAGAAGCATTTAATCAAATGCACTGATTCCCGGAGAATTAATGATTGGAAAAGTGCTCTGAGGGAAGTTGATGCTACCATCGCTGCTGGAGCTGATTTTTCTCCTCAG CTCTTTATGTGTAGAGCGGAAGCCCTTTTGAAGCTCCACCAAATTGATGGTGCAGAATCAAGCATAGTAAACGCTCCCAAACTAGAATCATGTACCACCTCCTGTTCACTGAGTAGGTTCTTTGGGATGCTTTCTGAAGCTTATCTTTACTTTGTCCAAGCTCAGATTGAGATGGCATTGGGAAG GTTTGAGAATGCAGTTACAGCTGCTGAAAAAGCTGTGCAGATAGATCCCCGGAATGTTGAAGTTGCAGTGTTGCTTACTAATGTTAAGTTGGTGGCAAGAGCTCGTGCACGTGGCAATGATCTCTTCAAATCTGAGAGGTTCACCGAAGCTTGCTTGGCATATGAAGAAGGTCTCAAGCTTGAACCTTCCAACTCTGTTCTTTACTGCAATAGGGCAGCTTGTTTTTTTAAGCTTGGGCTGTGGGAAAGATCCGTTGAAGACTGCAACCGAGCCTTGAGTATGCAACCCAATTACACAAAAGCACTTCTTCGAAGGGCTGCCTCGAACAGCAAG TTGGAGATGTGGGCTGATGCTGTGAAGGATTATGAGATCTTGAGGAGGGAACTTCCTGATGACAAAGAAGTTGCAGAATCACTCTTCCATGCTCAAGTTGCATTGAAGAAATCTCGTGGGGAAGAAGTCCATAATATGAAGTTTGGAGGTGAAGTGGAAGAAGTATCAAGTCTTGAGCAGCTAAGAGCTGCAATATCTTTCCCAG GTGTGTCCGTTGTCCACTTCAAAGCTGCCTCTGATTTGCAAAGCAGGCAAATATCTCCTTTTGTGGACACATTATGTAGCCGCTACCCTTCCATTAATTTCCTGAAG GTGGATGTTAAAGAGAGCCCAACAATTGCAAACACCGAGAATGTGAGGATTGTACCGACTTTCAAGATTTACAAAAGTGGTAAGCGAGTTAAGGAGATTGTGTGCCCAACTCGTGATGTGTTGGAACATTCTGTGAGGCATTACAGCTTTTAG